Proteins from one Mixophyes fleayi isolate aMixFle1 chromosome 9, aMixFle1.hap1, whole genome shotgun sequence genomic window:
- the ABCF1 gene encoding ATP-binding cassette sub-family F member 1, with protein sequence MPRKQDVEDEEQERGKEADKVVKKGKKDKKGKKSFFEELSADNKQAQEEEAAKEREKEQEEQQQQQQKKKDKKKKDRRKQKGGDDDEDDEDRVITEKLKKLSVQPSDEDDSDSAPAPRRGKTQGRNIFAALGDGSGEEEDEEEEQATKKDKGKKLKEEEGKKQNKKGKKNETVKQKPPKEDKEESEEETPKENVKSKKPPPKAPDLSEDEKEKKKPKKNNKKPKPAQNRFVALDDDDVEDAGSAGSDEGSGDEDGLGEDQNEAAEDPFANLSKKEKKKKKKLLDYEKQVATMKKATAAENDFSVSQAELSSRQAMLENASDIKLEKFSISAHGKELFVNADLYVVAGRRYGLVGPNGKGKTTLLKHIANRALNIPPNIDVLLCEQEVVADETPAVQAVLKADTKRLKLLEQEKRLQARLEKGDDSAAERLEKVYEELRATGAASAEAKARRILAGLSFTPEMQDRETRRFSGGWRMRVSLARALFMEPTLLMLDEPTNHLDLNAVIWLNNYLQGWKKTLLIVSHDQGFLDDVCTDIMHLDGQKLYYYRGNYMTFKKMYQQKQKEMQKQYDKQEKKLKDLKAGGKSSKQAEKQTKEALTRKQQKCRKKNADEEANEPPELLKRPKEYTVKFTFPNPTPLSPPILGLHGVDFGYSGHKLLFKNLDFGIDMDSRICIVGPNGVGKSTLLLLLNGKLTPTKGEMRKNHRLKVGFFNQQYADQLNMEETATEYMQRNFNLPYQDARKCLGRFGLESHAHTIQICKLSGGQKARVVFAELCCREPDVLILDEPTNNLDIESIDALSEAVNEYKGAVITVSHDARLITETNCQLWVVEEQTVNQIEGDFDDYKREVLESLGEVMINKPKDKECQT encoded by the exons ACAAGGTGgtgaagaaaggaaaaaaagacaaaaaaggaaAGAAATCG TTTTTCGAGGAGCTGTCGGCAGATAATAAGCAGGCTCAGGAGGAGGAGGCCGCCAAGGAGCGAGAGAAGGAACaagaggaacagcagcagcaacag CAAAAGAAGAAAGACAAGAAGAAAAAGGACCGTCGGAAACAGAAGGGGGGGGATGATGACGAGGATGATGAAGATCGGGTGATCACAGAGAAGTTAAAGAAGCTGTCGGTTCAGCCCAGTGACGAGGATGATTCAG ACTCTGCCCCAGCTCCACGACGTGGTAAAACCCAG GGGAGAAACATTTTTGCCGCCCTCGGCGATGGTAGTGGGGAGGAAGAGGACGAAGAGGAAGAGCAGGCAACAAAAAAAGATAAAGGCAAGAAATTAAAA gaagaggaggggaaaaaacaaaacaagaagggAAAGAAGAATGAAACGGTGAAACAAAAG CCTCCTAAAGAGGACAAGGAAGAAAGCGAAGAGGAGACTccgaaagaaaatgtaaaaagcaaA AAACCTCCTCCTAAAGCTCCTGATCTGAGCGAAGAcgagaaggaaaagaaaaaacccaaaaagaacaataaaaagCCAAAACCAGCGCAG AATCGTTTTGTGgctcttgatgatgatgatgttgaagatgCGGGAAGTGCTGGATCTGATGAAGGG TCTGGTGATGAGGATGGTTTGGGGGAAGATCAGAATGAGGCTGCTGAAGACCCTTTTGCCAACCTAAGCaagaaggaaaagaagaaaaagaagaaactg TTGGATTACGAGAAACAAGTGGCCACAATGAAGAAAGCAACAGCGGCAGAAAATGACTTTTCAGTATCGCAAGCAGAACTGTCGTCCCGTCAAGCCATGCTGGAGAACGCGTCTGATATCAAG CTGGAGAAATTCAGTATTTCTGCCCATGGAAAAGAGCTGTTTGTTAACGCTGATTTATATGTGGTTGCCGGTCGCCGATATGGTTTGGTTGGTCCTAACGG GAAAGGAAAGACCACTCTCCTTAAGCACATTGCCAATCGGGCACTGAACATTCCCCCAAACATTGACGTATTGCTTTGTGAGCAAG AGGTGGTGGCTGATGAAACGCCAGCCGTCCAGGCCGTTCTGAAAGCTGATACGAAGCGACTGAAATTATTGGAGCAGGAGAAAAGACTGCAGGCCCGACTGGAGAAGGGAGATGACAGCGCAGCGGAGAGGTTGGAGAAG GTGTACGAGGAGCTACGAGCCACCGGGGCAGCCTCAGCAGAAGCAAAAGCCCGAAGGATCTTGGCTGGTCTCAGTTTTACCCCGGAAATGCAGGACAGGGAGACCAGGAGATTCAGTGGAGGCTGGAGAATGAGAGTGTCGCTGGCCAG GGCTCTCTTCATGGAACCAACGCTCCTCATGTTGGATGAACCAACAAATCACTTGGATCTCAATGCTGTCATCTGGCTGAACAA TTACCTTCAGGGCTGGAAAAAGACACTCCTCATAGTATCCCACGACCAGGGATTCCTGGATGACGTGTGTACGGACATAATGCACCTGGACGGGCAGAAGCTGTATTATTATCGGGGGAATTATA TGACCTTTAAGAAGATGTACCAGCAGAAACAGAAGGAGATGCAGAAACAATACGACAAGCAGGAGAAGAAGCTGAAGGACCTGAAAGCGGGAGGGAAATCTTCCAAGCAGGCG GAGAAACAGACGAAAGAGGCTCTGACCCGCAAGCAGCAGAAGTGTCGGAAGAAGAACGCCGATGAAGAAGCCAATGAACCACCAGAGTTACTGAAGAGGCCAAAGGAATATACCGTAAAATTCACCTTCCCAAACCCCACACCGCTCAGTCCTCCCATTCTGGGTCTACACG GGGTTGATTTTGGATACTCAGGACACAAACTTCTGTTCAAGAACCTGGACTTTGGTATAGACATGGACTCCAGAA TCTGTATTGTCGGCCCGAATGGAGTGGGGAAAAGTACTTTGCTGCTGCTGTTAAATGGGAAACTGACACCT ACCAAAGGGGAAATGAGGAAAAATCACAGATTG AAAGTCGGATTCTTTAATCAGCAATACGCTGACCAGCTAAACATGGAGGAGACCGCAACGGAGTACATGCAACGCAACTTCAACTTGCCTTATCAGGATGCCCGAAAATGTTTGGGGAGGTTCGGTCTGGAGAGCCACGCCCACACGATCCAGATCTGCAAGCTGTCAG GGGGACAGAAAGCTCGGGTGGTATTTGCAGAGTTGTGTTGTCGGGAACCTGATGTTCTCATTTTG GATGAACCTACGAATAACCTAGACATTGAATCCATTGATGCTCTGTCGGAAGCAGTAAATGAATATAAAGGAG CGGTGATTACTGTCAGCCACGATGCTCGTCTGATCACGGAGACAAACTGCCAACTGTGGGTGGTAGAAGAACAGACTGTGAATCAAATCGAAGGCGACTTTGATGATTACAAGAGGGAGGTCCTGGAGAGCCTGGGCGAGGTGATGATCAACAAGCCCAAGGACAAGGAGTGCCAGACCTGA